Proteins encoded within one genomic window of Rhododendron vialii isolate Sample 1 chromosome 1a, ASM3025357v1:
- the LOC131335041 gene encoding protein SOSEKI 3, giving the protein MEGRVRKYHRQVSPERAKVWTEKSPKYQQSNRRVPVVYYLCKNRQLEHPHFIEVPVSSPDGLYLRDVIVKLNVLRGRGMASMYSWSCKRSYKNGFVWHDICEDDLILPAQGSEYVLKGSELFEECHSGRFSPAEVTKSKNQRQLPEPAPLRAHDDSSSSSSMNGRDSKHSQDDELSPPVRHTDSSGVSPGYRDGKSSPWNGCLSLAEYKVHKGDGLADASTQTEETVIRTNKVGETCTRGVSTDDGSLEPESTESCENRVPRVEESSDISRESISPPPPSSSTSSSGGKTATLESLIKADARKANSFRILEEEECRMPLNTKLKASNMLMQLISCGSISVKDHSFSLIPTYRPSFPYSKFPSPLFSTSHVMGELDCLIENPRLMGLRLEEKEYFSGSLFEKTMLKEEGDRFIALKRSSSYNADRSSKQYDLAADKEETLVRSKCIPLSIKVSLSKHPRSESMRSPVSEGPRISSDGADSSRTITPSMSDGSSQRITEPSTGKQQSNRLDSFREEKEKVIKIEERLASGARVIIQSTPYETSGNSWD; this is encoded by the exons ATGGAGGGGCGCGTGAGGAAGTACCACCGGCAAGTGAGCCCGGAGAGGGCCAAGGTTTGGACGGAGAAGTCGCCCAAGTACCAGCAGAGTAATCGGAGAGTTCCCGTGGTGTACTACCTCTGTAAGAATCGGCAGCTCGAACATCCTCATTTCATCGAAGTCCCCGTTTCCTCACCGGATGGCCTTTACTTGAGAG ATGTGATTGTTAAGCTTAATGTTCTGAGAGGCAGAGGCATGGCTTCAATGTACTCGTGGTCTTGCAAGAG AAGCTACAAGAATGGGTTTGTGTGGCATGATATCTGTGAAGATGACTTAATTTTACCAGCTCAGGGAAGTGAGTACGTTCTGAAGGGTTCTGAACTTTTCGAAGAATGTCATTCAG GTCGTTTCAGTCCTGCTGAAGTTACAAAATCAAAGAATCAAAGACAATTACCGGAACCAGCACCTTTGAGGGCTCATGAtgattcttcatcttcttcaagCATGAATGGGAGAGATTCAAAACATTCCCAAGACGACGAGCTTTCTCCTCCAGTCCGACATACTGATTCATCTGGGGTGTCTCCAGGGTATAGGGATGGGAAAAGTTCCCCCTGGAATGGTTGTCTAAGCTTAGCAGAGTACAAAGTCCACAAGGGTGATGGTTTAGCTGATGCTTCAACTCAGACCGAAGAAACTGTAATCAGAACTAATAAAGTTGGAGAGACTTGCACAAGGGGTGTTTCAACTGATGATGGGTCATTAGAACCTGAGAGTACTGAATCTTGTGAAAACAGGGTTCCACGAGTGGAAGAGTCTTCTGATATTTCTAGGGAATCGATTTCCCCACCTCCACCTTCATCCAGTACTTCATCATCAGGTGGGAAGACTGCGACCTTAGAATCTCTTATCAAAGCCGATGCTCGGAAGGCCAACAGCTTTAGGATACTTGAAGAGGAGGAATGTCGGATGCCATTGAATACAAAGCTCAAGGCCTCAAACATGCTGATGCAACTAATTTCCTGTGGGTCAATTTCAGTGAAAGATCACAGCTTTAGCCTCATCCCTACCTACAGGCCAAGTTTTCCATATTCAAAATTCCCCTCCCCTTTGTTCTCGACATCGCATGTGATGGGAGAGCTTGATTGCCTGATTGAGAATCCGAGGCTCATGGGTCTGAGGTTGGAAGAAAAGGAATACTTCAGCGGAAGCTTGTTTGAGAAAACTATGCTCAAAGAGGAAGGAGACAGGTTTATTGCTCTGAAACGATCATCTTCATACAACGCTGACAG GAGTAGTAAGCAATATGATTTAGCTGCAGACAAAGAGGAGACTTTGGTGCGGTCGAAGTGCATCCCATTGTCAATAAAGGTTTCGCTAAGCAAGCATCCAAGAAGTGAATCAATGAGATCCCCTGTTTCTGAGGGACCAAGGATCTCCTCTGATGGAGCTGATAGCTCGCGAACCATAACCCCTAGCATGTCTGACGGCAGCAGCCAAAGGATCACAGAGCCTTCCACCGGGAAGCAACAATCGAATAGGCTAGATTCTTTCAgggaagagaaggaaaaggtGATCAAAATAGAAGAAAG GCTTGCTTCTGGAGCTCGGGTTATAATCCAATCAACACCTTATGAAACTAGTGGAAACTCCTGGGATTAA
- the LOC131333362 gene encoding SHUGOSHIN 2-like, with translation MLKGERMAKRSSFGIGSVVRKRLSDITNSIPQPKSPFPDKKLSPTDSSEKEHIDHLVKENIALAKLIADKNKIIEFTGIELQKMRVSLQKMQMQNWNLAQSNSHMLAELNLGKDKLKALRHEIVCKDAVIKAKDLELEGKAQVNNSQKNCSQEVDEVAGEHKADDNTKLCKGPKRRPTRSQSMGPSTTTSQQVAEKEASESKRRCLRRQSARFISQPHEPTDNLFEIEVAKFLVPPRSSVKKGENDENCEPIFEARESRRTSLGRPVRRAAEKVQSYKEVPRNIKMRRSE, from the exons ATGCTGAAAGGGGAAAGGATGGCGAAGAGGTCTTCTTTTGGGATTGGGAGTGTAGTAAGGAAGAGGCTATCAGATATTACAAACTCAATCCCACAACCCAAGTCCCCTTTCCCCGATAAAAAGCTCTCACCGACCGATTCCTCGGAGAAGGAGCACATTGATCATCTTGTCAAG GAAAATATTGCACTGGCGAAACTTATTGCAGACAAGAA TAAAATTATCGAATTCACGGGGATAGAGTTGCAGAAGATGCGAGTTAGTCTTCAGAAAATGCAGATGCAAAATTGGAACCTTGCTCAATCCAATAGCCATATGCTAGCG GAGCTTAATTTAGGTAAAGATAAG TTAAAAGCACTACGGCATGAGATCGTGTGCAAGGATGCCGTGATCAAAGCAAAGGATTTGGAACTTGAG GGAAAAGCACAGGTGAACAACAGTCAGAAGAACTGCTCTCAG GAAGTAGACGAGGTAGCAGGCGAACATAAAGCTGATGATAATACTAAACTTTGTAAAGGCCCCAAAAGACGCCCAACTAGAAGTCAAT CTATGGGCCCTTCAACCACCACATCTCAACAAGTTGCTGAAAAAGAGGCGTCTGAAAGCAAAAG ACGATGTTTGAGAAGGCAATCTGCTAGGTTTATTTCCCAACCACACGAACCCACAGATAACTTGTTCGAGATAGAAGTTGCTAAATTTCTAGTTCCACCACGTTCATCTGTAAAAAAAGGAGAGAACGACGAAAATTGTGAGCCAATATTTGAAGCTCGAGAATCTCGAAGAACTTCTCTTGGCAGACCAGTGCGGAGAGCAGCAGAGAAGGTTCAGTCCTACAAGGAAGTTCCTCGTAATATCAAAATGCGGAGATCAGAATGA
- the LOC131333352 gene encoding uncharacterized protein LOC131333352, which yields MATDDPLDFESEDRLLKSPALTKRRKKVIGLDDLVNDYLKENKKQEMKSKQAKAQKNYFSDEDDDIREAKLSECVEKCQQEMGQISGEEEICLWGLQVFGNQKTLPQLAFHELGGCGLLQSFMHNELNSLVELDINKGEAFLESLLVNGWLLKLLDACGHVEKSIATWTYNLMLYSVREVLSASACDFWISILSPKAKIKIDWLPNYSEIKRALEIYGFRSDFPSRFSSDVEMVNADSDCGGPPQNIRAWIMYVAACFRVRKHSIISTSEAEELVVMLIYLFLDRQLLGLSVILHECMLSAISFFTDNEWNTSSEEVAKSIAFRVPKDMNCLRAVESISGVDARSKQLRQAVAFRILVACLDIKATDAEEILRFLNLINVKDKSCDLFKIYIYLVLTENWLLYNPTLEDKPVIHKLWGVYLRHCSCQITSTDLRTYASKVRSKASYLLQGINNK from the exons ATGGCCACGGACGATCCTCTCGATTTCGAGTCAGAAGACCGACTTCTCAAGTCCCCCGCTCTTACTAAAAgaag GAAGAAAGTCATAGGCCTGGATGATCTTGTGAATGATTActtgaaggaaaataaaaagcaGGAGATGAAATCAAAACAGGCAAAGGctcaaaaaaactatttttctgATGAGGACGACGACATCAGAGAAGCCAAACTGTCTGAatgtgttgaaaaatgtcaacaAGAG ATGGGACAAATAAGTGGCGAGGAAGAGATCTGCTTGTGGGGTCTTCAAGTTTTTGGTAACCAG AAAACTTTGCCGCAGTTGGCGTTTCATGAGCTTGGAGGCTGCGGGCTTTTGCAATCTTTCATGCACAATGAGCTCAATTCACTGGTTGAACTTGACATTAACAAAG GAGAAGCGTTCCTTGAGAGCTTGTTAGTTAATGGATGGCTCTTGAAATTGCTTGATGCATGTGGTCATGTGGAGAAATCCATAGCAACATGGACATATAATTTGA TGTTATACTCAGTGCGGGAAGTGCTTAGTGCATCTGCTTGCGACTTCTGGATTTCTATTCTCTCACCTAAGGCCAAG ATTAAAATTGACTGGTTACCAAACTATTCTGAAATAAAAAGAGCTCTTGAAATTTATGGTTTTCGATCGGATTTTCCATCCAGGTTTTCATCCGACGTGGAAATGGTCAATGCTG ATTCTGACTGTGGGGGGCCACCTCAAAATATTAGAGCTTGGATCATGTATGTAGCTGCTTGTTTTCGAGTAAG AAAACATTCAATCATCTCAACTTCAGAAGCAGAAGAGTTGGTTGTTATGCTCATCTATCTTTTCTTAGATCGGCAGCTTCTAGGCTTGTCTGTGATTTTACATGAGTGCATGCTTTCAGCTATTAGTTTCTTCACTGACAATGAATGGAATACCAGCTCTGAGGAAGTAGCAAAATCTATCGCTTTCAG AGTACCAAAGGACATGAACTGCTTGAGAGCTGTGGAGAGCATTTCGGGAGTTGATGCACGTAGCAAACAACTAAGGCAGGCAGTGGCCTTCCGAATCCTTGTAGCTTGTTTGGATATCAAG GCTACTGATGCAGAGGAGATCCTGAGATTTCTTAACTTGATTAATGTAAAAGACAAAAGTTGTGATCTCTTCAAGATCTATATTTACTTAGTTCTGACCGAGAACTGGCTTTTATATAACCCTACGCTCGAAGATAAGCCAGTTATACACAAATTGTGGGGTGTTTATCTACGCCACTGTTCTTGCCAGATTACCAGCACGGATCTGAGGACTTATGCATCAAAG GTCCGTAGTAAAGCTTCATATCTTCTGCAAGGAATCAACAACAAATGA
- the LOC131331507 gene encoding uncharacterized protein LOC131331507, which produces MTDEIIQKYALKGRVPSAFILYNNETIANLKDAGTLITNQTKRDIGEQWKNLSNEHRQKYKDLAELAKEELTKHKAVLLPKPKKKKIQNRISLKSIVRIVQKLSPDQRRAIQLIGLGGILELRCTALNHPLCNWLVHKFDPVSRSLTVHGQTFLLTDSHVHECLGINAQGNLIELEGNTSVEFSEVYKNLGMTNGVVQLKELREYLEKTEEVDDVFKRKFALYILGCFLCPTTKSGVTRSLINVVSDVAAMANQNWANLTLDFLCKGILDQRNKDHAQPSGCLFLLVVFYLDRVSPRPIVMPYVRKFPSLLAWGDSEIKSVLHRFDQIGGYDREGVVVHFTLEEKTSGNEGGVSQISTGDVTVMTNTLATIAGLLLRQNILMAKHFGSETPSKLQPQMGQEMDLNNVHLQGEFSALLAGVHACQTSTPNLFQTPDLALNQSSKAVSTNPWLASHVSAETPSKLEPQTAQEMDPNHVHLEGVSSPLLTQVHTCQSSSPNLFETLDHGSEMPSQLQPQTTQEMDLNQVHHSGESSPQLMGVHKSETSIPNQFKTPDPNQFDQYNMGIDTRKRRIQFEVDEILVLPSAVSDFKSCGGLSRGTDTRKRKIQQDMDVAVCSPSPVKGFKSRGGLSRGRKKKLLNANYVPSFCVNDNVEVYDEPPRLRQPNELKKSQFQRSPFTKDGLKKRNPPNKQAQTQSTIIADQHQIVDNLDVNVPTFCGRYGKFKSLQFAGVQQLNLQTKPYIRETPDYARKSTSVPLNDLEKLFAAFIFDPCDPFTEDSYVHLKLFSTERFFATRSELCSLKPGVWILDTILNLVAVQMTNAERLLYPDKRHFMWYLPVTVSRQILDNPNLNDCDLKKLCGSYFGDTNFTADLSSCSMIYIPTNDRGNHWFCIKIDMGIHMVYIFDSKPATRSNLFRKKLTQRVLEGLHRALLFQYGELYQVDVTKFNIANVEKQPLQHEEDGYDCGLFVIKFMQGFNFPSGVHKMDNIERPRLLLELCGDKNNRDALEVLKKFEAWKAEREVLAVHRKGSSGGGHGSVLMEYEFFPARKSGCKGATSTCSKAVEFGLLPPEEDSVVVRVMDGGDYDDQEGSCRMVLLME; this is translated from the exons ATGACAGACGAGATCATTCAGAAGTATGCTTTGAAAGGAAGGGTGCCATCGGCCTTCATTCTATATAA CAATGAAACCATAGCCAATCTAAAAGATGCTGGTACCTTAATAACAAATCag ACGAAGAGGGACATTGGTGAGCAATGGAAAAACCTGTCGAACGAACACAGGCAAAAGTACAAAGATTTGGCTGAGTTGGCCAAAGAGGAACTCACCAAGCATAAAGCTGTACTTctgccaaaacccaaaaaa AAAAAGATACAGAACCGTATTTCCTTAAAGTCCATCGTTCGAATAGTACAAAAGTTAAGCCCAGATCAACGTCGTGCTATTCAGCTTATTGGGTTGGGTGGAATATTAGAATTGAGGTGTACGGCTCTTAACCATCCGCTATGTAATTGGTTGGTGCATAAATTTGATCCTGTTTCTCGTTCACTTACTGTTCATGGGCAGACATTCCTTCTCACTGATTCCCATGTTCATGAGTGCTTGGGCATTAATGCACAAGGCAACCTTATTGAGTTGGAGGGAAATACGTCGGTAGAATTTTCAGAAGTTTATAAAAACCTTGGAATGACGAATGGGGTAGTCCAACTGAAAGAGTTGAGAGAGTACTTGGAGAAAACGGAGGAAGTAGATGATGTTTTCAAGAGGAAATTTGCCTTGTACATCTTGGGATGTTTTTTATGCCCAACCACAAAGTCGGGTGTTACTCGATCCCTTATTAATGTTGTTAGTGATGTTGCGGCAATGGCCAATCAGAATTGGGCGAACCTGACCCTAGACTTCTTATGCAAGGGTATACTAGACCAACGCAATAAGGATCATGCACAACCAAGCGGGTGCCTATTCCTCCTGGTG GTTTTCTACTTGGATCGTGTCTCTCCAAGGCCTATAGTTATGCCTTATGTTCGAAAATTCCCTTCTTTGCTTGCTTGGGGTGATTCTGAAATTAAGAGTGTCTTGCATCGGTTTGACCAAATTGGAGGTTATGACAGGGAGGGGGTGGTGGTTCATTTTACACTAGAGGAAAAAACAAGTGGCAATGAAGGCGGTGTGTCCCAAATTTCAACTGGAGATGTAACTGTGATGACAAATACTCTTGCAACTATAGCAGGTCTTTTGTTGCGTCAAAATATATTAATGGCGAAGCACTTTGGCTCTGAAACGCCTTCTAAGCTACAACCACAAATGGGTCAAGAAATGGACCTAAACAATGTCCACCTTCAGGGAGAATTCTCTGCCCTCCTCGCGGGAGTACATGCATGTCAAACTTCAACACCGAACTTGTTTCAAACCCCTGATCTTGCACTCAACCAATCATCCAAGGCTGTCTCAACAAATCCATGGCTGGCCAGCCATGTTAGCGCTGAAACACCTTCTAAGCTGGAACCACAAACAGCTCAAGAAATGGACCCGAACCATGTCCACCTTGAAGGAGTATCTTCTCCCCTCCTCACGCAAGTGCATACATGTCAAAGTTCAAGTCCGAACTTGTTTGAAACCCTTGATCATGGCTCTGAAATGCCGTCTCAGCTGCAACCACAAACGACTCAAGAAATGGACTTGAACCAAGTCCACCATTCAGGAGAATCCTCTCCCCAATTAATGGGAGTACACAAAAGTGAAACCTCAATACCCAACCAGTTTAAAACTCCCGATCCCAACCAGTTTGATCAATATAACATGGGGATTGACACTCGAAAGAGGAGGATACAATTTGAGGTGGATGAGATCCTAGTTTTACCTTCAGCAGTATCAGACTTTAAGTCATGCGGTGGTTTGAGTAGAGGTACCGACACTCGAAAGAGGAAGATACAACAGGACATGGATGTGGCTGTATGTTCACCTTCACCGGTAAAGGGCTTTAAGTCGCGTGGTGGTTTGAGTAGAGGTAGGAAAAAAAAGTTGCTGAATGCCAACTATGTCCCGTCTTTCTGTGTTAATGATAATGTGGAAGTGTATGATGAACCACCGCGGTTGCGACAGCCTAATGAGTTGAAGAAAAGCCAATTCCAACGTTCCCCCTTTACGAAGGATGGTCTTAAAAAGAGGAACCCTCCTAACAAACAAGCACAAACTCAGTCAACGATTATTGCGGACCAACATCAAATTGTGGACAACCTGGATGTCAACGTTCCCACT TTTTGTGGACGCTATGGAAAATTCAAGTCTTTGCAGTTTGCTGGTGTGCAACAGTTGAATCTACAAACCAAG CCGTATATTCGAGAAACACCTGATTATGCAAGGAAGTCAACCTCGGTACCCTTAAATGACCTTGAAAAGTTGTTCGCGGCATTCATCTTTGATCCTTGCGATCCATTTACTGA GGATTCTTACGTGCatttgaaattgttttccaCCGAAAGATTTTTTGCAACCCGGTCTGAATTGTGCAGCTTGAAACCCGGAGTATGGATACTAGACACG ATTCTAAATTTGGTAGCCGTGCAAATGACAAATGCGGAAAGGTTGCTCTATCCAGACAAGCGCCACTTCATGTGGTATTTGCCGGTTACTGTATCA AGGCAGATATTAGACAATCCCAACCTCAATGATTGTGATTTGAAGAAGTTATGCGGTAGCTACTTTGGAGATACAAATTTTACTGCTGATCTTAGCTCATGCTCTATG ATATACATACCAACAAATGATCGTGGGAACCACTGGTTTTGCATCAAAATAGACATGGGCATCCATATGGTTTATATTTTTGATTCAAAGCCCGCTACTCGATCCAATTTGTTTCGTAAGAAACTGACACAACGAGTG CTGGAGGGATTACATCGCGCGTTGCTCTTCCAATATGGAGAGCTCTATCAGGTTGATGTCACGAAGTTTAACATTGCTAATGTTGAAAAGCAACCCTTGCAGCATGAGGAGGACGG GTATGATTGTGGGCTATTTGTTATAAAATTCATGCAAGGGTTCAATTTCCCATCCGGTGTACACAAG ATGGACAATATTGAAAGGCCAAGGTTGTTATTGGAATTGTGTGGTGACAAGAATAATCGGGATGCCTTggaggttttaaaaaaatttgaggcaTGGAAGGCAGAAAGAG AGGTTTTGGCAGTTCATAGGAAGGGAAGTTCAGGGGGTGGTCATGGAAGTGTGTTAATGGAGTATGAGTTTTTCCCGGCTAGGAAAAGTGGGTGCAAAGGAGCTACTAGCACTTGTTCCAAGGCTGTGGAATTTGGGTTATTACCACCAGAAGAAGATTCAGTTGTAGTTAGAGTAATGGATGGTGGTGATTATGATGATCAAGAGGGTTCTTGCAGAATGGTGTTGCTAATGGAGTGA
- the LOC131336217 gene encoding pre-mRNA-processing factor 39-2-like, whose amino-acid sequence MERHENHSAEIESEYVNDAAFTALTDEISSVINNLLDPSTGYLCYKALQRYKSIGERFYQEACELESKISSFEKNIRRPYFHVIPLDDNQLENWHHYLDFVEMQEDFDWV is encoded by the coding sequence ATGGAACGGCATGAAAACCACAGTGCTGAAATAGAGTCAGAATATGTCAATGATGCTGCATTCACAGCACTTACCGATGAAATCTCCTCTGTCATTAACAACCTGCTGGATCCTTCTACTGGCTACCTTTGTTATAAAGCTCTGCAGAGGTATAAATCTATTGGGGAGAGGTTCTACCAAGAAGCTTGTGAATTAGAAAGTAAAATAAGTAGTTTTGAGAAAAACATTCGAAGGCCTTATTTTCATGTTATACCACTTGATGATAATCAACTAGAAAACTGGCATCACTATCTAGATTTTGTTGAGATGCAAGAAGATTTTGATTGGGTATGA
- the LOC131331512 gene encoding protein FAR1-RELATED SEQUENCE 5-like gives METPISSTNSKGVKVDSYDWESNSDSCSSSEDSQSNTFVSEDENNDVDGEKEGDGLVSSVDDSFRLLTDMEIMEMKFVSEDEAGQFYNAYAKAIGFSVRKYKSRPQKGNEMYVRWRTWVCSGEGKRNKKHLERTDRKRRHKAETRTGCGAKFRVCRMSKTMKNYVVTEFVSTHNHPLAAPHCVPFLRSHRRVDDADIAQVMAMRNVGMKPAQIMDYMTCQSGGFHNVGFTVKDLRNKLHSIRKEEIRNGDAEGALGYLSAQVSNDPLFFFKYTVDEDDRLETLFWTDGRSKMDYAAFGDVLVFDTTYRTNAYKKPFVILAGVSNNFTTTIFGCALLSKETEDTYNWVLSTFLEAMDGKRPISVVTDGDLAMRNAIRNIFPDVRHRLCSWHLERNAAKNVHIPEFVSDFTILMQMECDVEEFETLWADMVSHYGLETNTWVVEMYSDRERWAEAYLLGHFFAGMRSTQRCEGMNRYLNRFLTVRLRLFEFVQQYHRGLARMRVADAKAETATEHSTPVLITQLKSLEKNGTEVYTQYIFRFFQDEIQRASALIVARRVDEMERRLYFIEMYSHPESNWTVEYYPIDSRINCSCLMFESFGLPCCHMIVVMKYEHLPTIPPSLVMQRWTRRGRPLTQQPNVCQISRSISHMARYGILSSGYKLMSFYASHAQDSFEDARQMEHEMTSWMRKRWEMGKNKECNTEIGKSSDGQILFGVGDPPVVKTKGNPGKKSSAQHSRNPRKCSHCKCRGHDKRTCPKLSSKHPIDDLPI, from the coding sequence ATGGAAACTCCCATTAGTAGTACCAACAGCAAGGGTGTGAAGGTAGATTCATACGATTGGGAATCCAATTCTGACTCTTGTTCTAGTTCGGAAGATTCGCAGAGTAATACATTTGTTTCTGAAGATGAAAATAATGATGTGGATGGGGAAAAGGAAGGGGATGGGTTAGTTTCCAGTGTAGATGATAGTTTTCGCTTGCTCACTGATATGGAGATTATGGAAATGAAATTTGTTTCTGAAGATGAAGCTGGTCAATTCTACAATGCATATGCCAAGGCAATTGGTTTTAGCGTACGCAAATATAAAAGTAGACCACAAAAAGGCAATGAAATGTACGTAAGGTGGAGGACTTGGGTTTGTTCTGGGGAAGGTAAAAGAAATAAGAAGCATTTAGAACGCACTGATCGAAAACGACGTCATAAAGCTGAAACAAGAACTGGTTGTGGTGCTAAATTCCGGGTTTGTCGTATGAGCAAAACCATGAAAAATTACGTTGTCACAGAGTTTGTGAGTACCCACAATCATCCCTTAGCAGCACCACATTGTGTTCCCTTTCTGCGATCGCATAGACGTGTGGATGATGCAGACATAGCTCAGGTAATGGCCATGCGGAATGTAGGCATGAAGCCAGCGCAAATTATGGACTATATGACATGTCAGTCTGGGGGTTTCCATAATGTGGGGTTCACTGTAAAAGATTTGCGTAACAAATTGCATAGCATTCGTAAAGAAGAAATAAGAAATGGGGATGCTGAGGGTGCATTGGGATACTTGTCTGCTCAAGTAAGTAATGATCCgttatttttcttcaagtacaCTGTTGACGAGGATGACCGGTTGGAGACACTTTTCTGGACAGATGGGAGGTCTAAGATGGATTATGCTGCATTCGGAGATGTGTTAGTTTTCGACACGACCTATCGAACCAATGCGTACAAGAAGCCATTTGTCATACTGGCAGGTGTGAGTAATAACTTTACAACGACCATATTTGGTTGTGCATTGTTGTCAAAAGAGACGGAGGATACGTACAATTGGGTTCTTTCAACGTTTTTAGAGGCTATGGATGGTAAACGGCCCATCTCGGTGGTCACAGATGGTGATTTGGCGATGCGCAATGCAATTAGAAACATTTTTCCTGATGTAAGGCATCGCCTATGTTCGTGGCATCTGGAGCGAAATGCCGCTAAAAATGTTCATATACCGGAATTCGTATCTGACTTTACCATTTTGATGCAAATGGAATGTGATGTTGAAGAATTTGAAACTCTTTGGGCTGATATGGTATCACACTACGGCCTAGAGACAAACACTTGGGTGGTAGAGATGTATAGCGACCGCGAAAGATGGGCCGAGGCATATCTTCTCGGCCATTTCTTTGCAGGGATGAGGAGTACTCAGCGCTGTGAAGGTATGAACCGTTATTTAAATCGGTTCTTAACAGTAAGGCTACGGCTTTTTGAATTTGTCCAACAGTACCACCGTGGTCTAGCTAGGATGCGAGTTGCCGATGCAAAGGCTGAGACGGCAACGGAGCATAGTACCCCTGTCTTGATCACGCAATTGAAAAGCTTGGAGAAGAATGGAACCGAGGTGTACACACAATACATATTCAGATTCTTTCAGGATGAAATACAGCGTGCATCTGCATTGATTGTGGCGCGTCGTGTTGATGAGATGGAGCGTCGGTTGTACTTCATTGAGATGTACTCGCATCCAGAATCCAATTGGACGGTCGAGTATTATCCAATTGATAGCAGAATCAATTGTAGTTGTTTGATGTTTGAGTCTTTTGGTCTACCTTGTTGCCATATGATTGTGGTCATGAAATATGAACACCTACCGACCATTCCCCCTAGTTTAGTCATGCAAAGATGGACAAGGCGTGGTCGACCTCTGACCCAACAACCAAATGTATGCCAAATTTCTCGCAGTATATCCCACATGGCTAGGTATGGGATATTGAGTTCGGGTTACAAATTGATGTCATTCTATGCGTCACATGCACAGGACTCATTTGAAGATGCTAGGCAAATGGAACACGAAATGACATCCTGGATGAGGAAGCGTTGGGAGATGGGAAAGAATAAGGAGTGCAACACAGAGATTGGCAAATCAAGTGATGGCCAAATTTTGTTTGGTGTGGGCGATCCACCTGTGGTCAAGACCAAAGGCAACCCTGGGAAGAAGTCCAGTGCCCAACATTCTCGGAATCCCAGGAAATGTAGCCACTGCAAGTGCCGAGGTCACGATAAGCGAACATGTCCAAAGTTGTCATCAAAGCATCCAATTGACGACCTTCCTATTTag